A stretch of DNA from Campylobacter concisus ATCC 51562:
ACAAAAAGCACTTTTAGAGATGAGTTTAAGATCGCTAAAAATGAGCTAGTAATCGGTACATTTACTTCTCTTTACCGCAAAAAAGGTGTCTTTGACTTTGCAAGTGCCGCAAAAGAAATTTTAAAGACAAAGGATGCGACTATTGTTTTTTCTGGCAACATTAGCGACGGCACAAAAGAGCAGATCGCCTCTATATTTGATGAAAAAGACAGGATCATCTTTACTGGCTTTAGAAATGACGCGGCAAACATCATAAAAAGCTTTGATATCTACGTATTTGCTTCGCACTCTGAGGGGCTTGGTACAGTCCTACTTGAGGCAATGAGTTCAAAAGTGCCAGTCGTGGTCTATGACAACGCGCCGATGAACGTGCTAGTTAAAGATAAAGAGCGTGGGCTTTGTGCTAGAAATTTAGATGAAATTTCGCTAAAAGAGTGCATTTTAGAGCTGATAAATGAGCCTGAAAAAGCCAAAATTTACTCACAAAATGCCTTTAAATTTGTGGATGAAAACTTTAGCCATAAGGCGCTAAAAGAGGCTATTAAAAATTTACTGGAGCAAAAATGAACTACCCAGTTTGCGTGCTAACGATGCATCACTGCAATAACAATGAAAACGACTTTGCCATTAAACCAGAGCTATTTAGAAAAGCACTTCTTATGGCGCTAGATGAGGGCTATAAATTTATAAACTACAGCCAGTTTAAAGATATAGCTAGTGGCCGAACAAAAGCTTCAAAAAAGAGCATTTTACTAACTTTTGATGATGGATATTTTGATAATTATAAATTTGCATTTCCTATCCTAAAAGAGCTAAATATCCCAGCTGTGTGCTTTTTGATAACAGATAAGATCAAGGATTTTAAAAGGCAAGATTACGACTTTGCATTTAAAAAACATAAAAAGATCGATTATGATAAAGACGCGGAGTATTTTTTAAATTTAGACGAGATTAGGCAGATGCAAGAGAGCGGGCTTTTTGAGTTTGATAGCCATACAGCGAGCCACTTTTCCTGCAAAAGCAACGATGAAGAAAAATTAAGAGAGGAATTTTCTAGCTCACTTGCCAAAATAAAAGAGCTATTTCCTGAAAAAAAAGAATTTGGATTTTGCTTCCCCAAAGGGCACTTTAACGAGCTTTCACTAAAAATTGTGAGAGAGTATTATGACTTTGCTTTTAGCGTGATAGATGGCGGATTTTGCGCAGGAGATGATAAATTTAAGATAAGACGTATCGATATATCAAACAATGCAAAGAGCGAGAGTGACTACATTTTTAGGATCAAAAAGAAGCTTTTTATCTATTCTACACCAGTGCTAGGAAATTTATATTCAAATTTTAGAAATAGAGGCTATAAATAATGCTTGAAGCATTAAACGAGGCTTGTAAAGAAATTTTAAAAGATAAAAAACGAGCCTTAATCGCTCTTACTGGGCTTCACGGCAGTGGCAAAAGCACACTTGCAAAGCAAATTAGAAAAAATGGATTTAAAAACTTTAAACCTTATCAAATCGCTGTAATCGATGATGATGTAATGAGTCTAAATTTATTTATAGCTCGTCCAAAGATAAAAATCAAAAGCGATCATCAAGATG
This window harbors:
- a CDS encoding glycosyltransferase family 4 protein encodes the protein MNILHTQTLFNWGGEQNKTLNEMRFMREMGHNVILFCNPNSQIESIAKEEGFSVIAQEMNKKNFHKSVPALCEAISSNKIDIVITHGSTDSWVGAIAGLFYRKRGVKFYKERHNLFPIKGFLSKLMHKRLFDKILYISDSVKEYLLSIGVSKDRLFFMPSTVDVEKIDSTKSTFRDEFKIAKNELVIGTFTSLYRKKGVFDFASAAKEILKTKDATIVFSGNISDGTKEQIASIFDEKDRIIFTGFRNDAANIIKSFDIYVFASHSEGLGTVLLEAMSSKVPVVVYDNAPMNVLVKDKERGLCARNLDEISLKECILELINEPEKAKIYSQNAFKFVDENFSHKALKEAIKNLLEQK
- a CDS encoding polysaccharide deacetylase family protein, translating into MNYPVCVLTMHHCNNNENDFAIKPELFRKALLMALDEGYKFINYSQFKDIASGRTKASKKSILLTFDDGYFDNYKFAFPILKELNIPAVCFLITDKIKDFKRQDYDFAFKKHKKIDYDKDAEYFLNLDEIRQMQESGLFEFDSHTASHFSCKSNDEEKLREEFSSSLAKIKELFPEKKEFGFCFPKGHFNELSLKIVREYYDFAFSVIDGGFCAGDDKFKIRRIDISNNAKSESDYIFRIKKKLFIYSTPVLGNLYSNFRNRGYK